Within Urocitellus parryii isolate mUroPar1 chromosome 10, mUroPar1.hap1, whole genome shotgun sequence, the genomic segment AAAAATTGCCATTAATATATCTGCATTAAGAAATTTTAGTATTATTGGTATTATTGGAGCTCTGGATGAGTTCATACTATTTTTTCATGGACTGATAGCAACATTTTATGCAGATGTAGATGTCCACTACAAAACACATTTTGGCTTCTAGTCATTCACATTTTCAGCTAAACTAGggtttcattgttgttgttttttttttttgttttgttttttgagaagggaattgaacccaggggagttttACAATTGAGCCAAATtcctagccctttctatttttcattttgtgacagtgtcttgctaagctgcttaggacttccctaaattgctgactggccatgaacttgcaattctcctgtctcagccttccatgtcactgggattacaggtgtgcatcagcACATCCAGCTAAACTAGGGTTcttgtattctctctctctctctctctctctctctctctctctctctctatatatatatatatatatatatatatatatatatatatatatatataatcttcatgtatagtatatatatatatatatatattctatatatatattatcttcaATAACTATgcataaaaatatctattttttaaatcagtaagatacacaagaaaagaaataacagtcTGTTAACTAAAGATATAACTCATCAATTTCAAAAGACATGTAATCATTTTTGTCTTTGGGAAGTAGTTTCAGGTCTTTTTACAACTCACCTGGATGAGCTCATCACCTGTAACTTCTCGGACAGTATTCAGCTCCTTTCCATTGTCTACCCGTTTGAATCTTCCTACAAGTTTATCTCCCTCAAGGCTCCAGGTCCCCTGCATTGTGATGACAAAGTGGCATGTGTTAGATCTTGTGTGTGTCACACATGGTTCTAGTTCTGCAGAGCCACGGTTGCATGAGTGTCCACAACCACGGTTCTGTCACTCTCCCAGAGCCAGGCCCCAGCCTGGAGCCTCACTGGGGGTCCTGGAGGACCTGTGTGATGCCACCAATACCATGCTGCCCCTCCACAACCTCCGTGGGCCATCTCTGAGGCACAGTCGATAACACGTTCAGCAGTCAAACCGTCACTGCAGATATATAGAATCCAACTAGAAAGACTCCAAGGCTAAACAGAGCTTTGAAAAACTGGTTGAAGATGATGACTTCTGAAGTCTTTTACCTTGATCATGAGAGGGTATGTCTCAGTGACTTACACTGCAGCAAAGACCGTCCTCTTGGTCGTTCACTTCGTTCACTCATTCCTCACTTATTAACTTCCTATTTCAATGTATTTACCAAATGACTATTAGGTGTATGTTACATAACTCTGAAAGCTTTTGTGCTGCCAGTATGGAAATACTGAGCCAGATCTGTACACACTCATTCAAAGGATATTCTTCTGAATCCATAAGTGTTAAATGAAGTATGACAAggcatattcacacatgcataaAGAAACACAACTTCAAATCTGCTTATACAGAATTTTTAAGCACGTTCTTTCCAGAAAGTTCAGTCCAGATTCTTCATAGATGGTTGAATCACTGTATTTAAGTGCCCTGTCAATGTTGGGCTTCTTCAGTAAATGAAGGAGATATGCATTAATTAAGCCAACCAATGGGACAAAGCAGATACCGTTTCAGTTTTGGGTAGAAAAATCAATAATGCATTGCTTATAAAAAGTTCTTACACTGAGTTCAGTTCCATCCGCTAGGCTGTAAGCAAAGGCAGTGCCAAGTTCAAACACGATGTCAATGGTTCGGAAGTTGCTGGACTCTTTGACTGTGAATCTGTTCCCCTCCTGTGTGATGACCAGTTTCAGATTGTCATGAGCCGCAAGCTTCCTCTTCACCATGTTGATTCCTGGAAGAGAAAGGAGGCCAGAGAAAGTGAGACCCAAGTGCCCAGGAGGCCCTGGCttctctgttttgttgttgttgttgttgttattctgaGGGGGGAAGAAAACCCCATCTCACTGCGGAGCCCATAGCACTCTGCTGGCTTCTGCAGAAGTTCAAGCTCAGGCAGGAGAAGACTGACACAAACTGCTTTCCCAGACTTCAAAAAAATCAGGTGAAGCACAGAGTTTTAGAAATCCAAGTgcttattcattttcctaagaCTAAGACACTTTTGTTTCAGTGTTATGTATATCAAATTTGAGAAATGTCAGATGAAGTATGAAGAggcatattcacacatgcatgaAGAAATGCAACTTTAACTCTGCTTCTACAGAATCTTAAAACACTTTCTTTCcataattgcttttaaaatctaCACTTCATACATCATTGCTTTTGGTGACGTTTGTGACtgacacaaaaatgtaaaaattgaaaatttcatgGTCGAATTCATTATTATGTACAATTCTATAAATTTAAACTTGGAATCCCTAAACTGTACAATACAATTGAtgcagattttttattttgtggaatGATAAAAAATCACCCATCTTACACAGTGTGGGTGCTACTAGGTATCGGCATAGATTTTACAAAATAGTTAAACTTCTCAAAGAAAATACATAGTAGCTTTGTGAGGAAATTCCTAAAGTTTTGTAAGTTAGAGCAAAAGAGAATCAAATCtaattttttcaaagtgatttttgaaagaactcttttctatttattgttATACTTTATTATATGATTTTTGCTTTCCCATTCCCaagaatttaatgttttaaaatttggattatcATCACCCACTACCATTTTCATACTCTATTAAAAAACAGATGTGGGTTTTCCATGACACAGGTACAAGCAGCaggtggagaaggaaggaagcctTGGTGTGTCCTAGAGGAGGGCCCTTAGAGTCTGCCCCCCACTGGTGAGGTGCGCGAGCTTCCTGACGCAGGACGCGGGTGTGGCTGTTCCTGTGCCGAGCTGTCAGGCATCTGGATCCCACAGCAGAGAAAGGCctagagagagcagagagaaccCTGAGCAATGGCTTCCTACCCATTTTTTCCATGAACTTGTCGTAGTTCTCATTCCGGTTCACTTTCCAAGTTCCGTCGAATGCCATGGTCTCGGATGTGCTGGCCACAGGCAAGTGGAGATTCAGGCCTGTCTATAgaatttattctgtttcttatCTTGGAGCCAACTCCATACTGTGATGTGGAAGTCTAAAGGTCAAGAGATCACTGACTGCTGTGATGACAAACCACTTCAGTTTCTCTTTGCATAATTTCCTTCTATCTTCTGAAGTTCAGCTGATGTTGAGGATGATAAGCAAACCTACTCTGTCTTAGACTACGAAGTCAGGAACATTTAAGAATTCAAATGTGAGCTTTCTGAAGATAGTATTTCTACATATGACCTCAAGGTGTGCAGTATATTAGGCAATTTCAAATAACATGAGAAATTAGACTATTATTCacgtattccttttttttaaacagtagcAGTTGTCTTGCAAAGAAAGACTGCATGCCAAATACAGTCAAAAAGTTAATGTGGTTGAGACTGAAAATTcaggtctttgtttttctttattaaggTAAGATTCAACAGACTGattattttaaggataaaattCACTGCTTTTAGGGAGCTTCACGCTattgtgtaaccatcaccatTATTTAATTCCAGAGGATTGCATCGTCCCAGGGAGAAACCACACACAGTGAGAAGTCGTTTCTGATCCTCTGTTCCCAGCCCTGCCAGCTTCTCACCCATGTCTGGATTTTGTGGTTGGTCTCTTCTgaacatttcatacaaatggattCATATGGTAGGTGGCCTTTTATGTTTGAGTTTTCTCATTGGCCACAGTGTTTTCCTAGTTTACATAtcagcacttctttttttttttgttgttgttactagggatttaactcaggggcactcaaccactagccacacccctagccctaatttgtattttacttagagacagggtctcactgaattgcttaccACCTTgctttctgctgaggctggctttgaactctccatcctcctgccttagcctcctgagccactgggattacaggtgcaccactgcacccagctagcacttcttttttaaaaagattttattttatgtttaattggCATGTGTAGTTTGTGCTTTTTAAAGGGGTTCAGCGTGCTAGTTCTCACATGCATACAGTGTGCAGGTCCAGATCCCACCTGCTCCTTCCATCCCCCTACACCACCTTCACCACCTCAAGCACCCATTCCCCACATTCAAGCCAACCTCTTTTGGTTTCCACAGGTGAGAGGACATGTGGTACGTGTCTGAAGGGTCATTTTCTAACATGTCTTTTGGCATGGTGTTTGGGGATGCCAGGAGTTTGTATAAATGACCTGGTGACAGTCCACtgagcataattttaaaaagtagaaatttagCTGGATAACAAAAACTTTcataagacaaaaaaattaacatcaaacATCTCCCAtgtacaaaaagaacaaaagccaGATGTTAGCTCTCTCCGTAATTAAAACCATTCCTCTGTTTCActttccctctctccatccccaaGCGTGGGGTCAGAGCCAAGCCTGGTATGTGTATGGGGTGAGGATGCAGAGGGTGACTGAAGGTCAGGGAGATCTTTCCGCCCTCCACGGCGGCGTCTTCCAGCCCAGGGCAGGCCTGAACTGGGCAGCAGACCCTCTCGCTGTGCGGGACAGGCTCCTCATTAGTAACTTGTCTGCAGATGTTAGCTACCAAAAAGACATTGTTGTGCCTGAAGGTACCTGGAGAATATCTTGTTATCTGAGGGCTAGCAGGGAAGCTCTACCCAGGGTGTCACTCAGGTCAAGGGAAGATGTATTGGACAAATTTGAACAGAATGCTGGAGAGATCaaaccatgttttaaaattttgattctgtCTGTTGTGTACCACTCTTTCAGTGagtactgtattttttattttatcaataagtAGATTAAAAACAACTTTCTACTAGctccattatttcatttaaaaaagaagagagatcagAATACAAacaggggtggggagaaaggcCATAACAATGCGTTCATAACTGCAACTAAAGTTGGCTAAGTTGCTGGGGgcagtgctgcatgcctgtaaccctagtGATTCacgaggatgaggcaggaggactgcaagttagaggcaacttggcaagacactgcctcaaaacaaaaaattaaaaagacctgggtgtagctcagtggtagagagcccctgagttcactccccagtacaacgaaaaaaaaagaaaagaaaaaataaggctACATTGTCTTTGCTTTTCTGTCTCTTGCCAAAGACCATGAGACCCTCATAACTGGGGAGGCGTCAACCCAGCATTCTCCTCACTGGACGGCAAGTGGAAGGCCAAGGCCACAGTGATGCTCACGGTGACTTCTGAATTTAGAAGCCTACGGATGATGGACACTTCTCCCCTAGGTCAGAAAAATAGGCGTATCTGGCTTTTGAAATAGAAATATGTTTGGGTAAAAACAAACATGTTTTACAAACAAAATGACTTGAGTTTCAACACTGTAAGTCGTAATGCCCATTACTGTGCATGATGTCGGTCAGACTGCAGCCTCACCAGCTTTACTTGCCTTACAcataaaatgaaagttataatAGTGCAGGACAGGTAGGGTTTTATGAGCAAATTGTATAATATACCCACCCAAGCTACTGGTAGACATCAGGTGCTCAATAAGACAGTTTTTCTCAGTCTCTGAGAAAGGAAATCCAATAGCAATACCAATATCTTAAGCATCCCAGGTCTCAAACCACTTCACTATTTTGTGAAGAAAATGTCTGGTGTTTATTAGGAAGTGACCCTAAAGTCATTTAGGTGTTTTGTGACTCACACTAGTGATAACTTGGGACTGGGGTTCCCTTGGATCTGCCTGTTAAGGACAGCATTGTGCCAGCGCACCCTCTGGGAATACATCTTCCCTCTTGGAGCTCATAGCCATTGAGACCCAAGGGCCCAGCTCgagcagggagtggggaggagaaaGCAGACACCCTTCTAACACTGTCCCTCTAAGGGCGCCTTCTAGGAGCCCTTGAGAACCAATAGCACTTGGACTTACACAGCTGGTGATGGAATGGGCATACTGAACCTGGGTCTCCCACGCCTCAGTGGCCATGACCCGACTGAAGGTCAGTCTGGAAACCCTGTTGTGTCTGTGGAGTGGCATcaccatttaaaacatttaatgcCCAGATCACGTTTTTAACATGACACTTTCCTTCTCTGGTCCCCCAACTCCGTAACTCCCTGGTTCTTTAACCTTATTCCATCTAGAAAAGGTCACACAGAACCCATGGGTCAGTCTGAACGTCTCCCTAAAGCACTTCCCTGCTGCTGATGATGTTAAGCCAGTCAGCTGCGTATGGCCTCAGCCCTTCATTCTCTGCCCTGAGGACACGACAGTTGAGTCCTGCAGAGGGTAGATGTGGTCTGTGCAGGTGGCTGCagacctctctcctctctcctgttGCAGTCCATATCACCCACTGAGTGGTCGGAAAGAAGTGCACATCAGCACAAACTTGCTTATTCCCATTTCATTTCTCAAGGAAAGTTCAAACCCATCCTCAGCATGGCTTGCAAACTGCTCCTTGTGTGCCATTTCTCTCCGTTCCCTATCATGCACTTTAAAACCTAGACATGTTAAATTTCCTGCCATCCCAGCCCCTGAGTGCCATGCTTCAGGGGATGCAGGGTGCGAGCATGGTCACCGATTCTTCTAGGAAGCCTGACTTGAGCTGCCAAGAGCAGGTGAAGGAACAGCCCTCCGTTTGCAGGGGTAAAGTTCTCAGTGTGGctcataaaagacaaaaacagttGATTCATCTTAACCAGAGAAATATCATTATTCCAAAGTCCAGAAACATCAATAGAGAGGACAAAAGGACGTCAAAAGCTCATCTCAAAGGAATAGCTTCCTAGGGAAGGCACAGATCCTTTATTTTGCTCCATGGTATGGCAGAAGGGAACattttttctagtattatttttcacatatcaTAAATGGGAAATGGTATTTAAGGCATTTTTAATCACCTCAGAATTTATGGATTCATGAatcatgttgttttattttgttttgtttggtagtgaggattgaacccaagggtactctcCTATTGAGCCATATCCgaagcccttttatttattttttatgacagtCCAGTCCCACTGTGCCTGATTGAATCCTGTTTTTTGATCCCAAGTTTTTAGCTTttacatatcaaagaaaaatggAGGTGTCTAAGAGAAGGATtggagggacagagagaaagagtAGCAGGGAAGTCTCAAGTTATCTTCTGCCAGACCCCATGTGGTGAACGGGAAGGTGGGGGGCATTCTGAAGTTGGCCAACAAagtttacttctttctctttaataACTAGTTTCTAAATTTGAGCAATATTAAGgtctttttaattgaattttagaTGTCATAAATGATTGACTGGTTTTCTTTCAAAAAGACTCCAGCCGCACAGCAACACACCACAGGGTATCTGTCATGTAGAGGTAGCATGGCTTCCTGACTCTCAGTAATGACAGAGAGCCATTGAGAGGATTCCCATGTGTCCTGT encodes:
- the Fabp2 gene encoding fatty acid-binding protein, intestinal is translated as MAFDGTWKVNRNENYDKFMEKMGINMVKRKLAAHDNLKLVITQEGNRFTVKESSNFRTIDIVFELGTAFAYSLADGTELSGTWSLEGDKLVGRFKRVDNGKELNTVREVTGDELIQTYTYEGVEAKRIFKKE